One Glycine soja cultivar W05 chromosome 2, ASM419377v2, whole genome shotgun sequence genomic region harbors:
- the LOC114399335 gene encoding glycine-rich cell wall structural protein 1.0-like, whose protein sequence is MVSRKTLFFLGLLAMIALIPLVVVARNSPKTSSLISKTSNGGSCVSANCFGLPGFDIPGFGGGMPGIPGGDGGMPDIDFPIIPWFGGGIPWFGGGGGPTSGGGPGGGGGGPSGGGGPSGGGGGLGIDFPIIPWLGGGIPWFGGGGGPTSGGGPGGGGGPSGGGGPSGGGGPGGGGMPGIDFPIIPWFGGGIPWFGGGGGPTSGGGPSGGGGPSGGGGPSGGGGAGSGGEPSGGGGPSGGGGSGGGGGPGVGGYGGGPSAGGGAGGGGGSGGGGGPSGGGGSSGGDMSGGGGGPSAGGYGGGPSGGGGSGGGGGPGVGGYGGGPNSGGGGGLGAGGGPGTGGYGGGPGGDGGGPGVGGYGGGPGGGGGPSVGVGPGVGGMPIGGGGPGVGAPGGGRGYGGGPRV, encoded by the coding sequence ATGGTTTCTAGGAAAACCTTATTCTTCCTTGGTCTCTTGGCCATGATTGCTCTAATCCCCTTAGTTGTAGTAGCTAGGAATTCACCTAAGACTTCCTCCTTAATATCTAAAACCAGCAATGGCGGTAGTTGTGTAAGTGCAAATTGTTTTGGTCTCCCTGGTTTCGATATCCCTGGGTTTGGTGGTGGTATGCCTGGCATCCCTGGTGGTGATGGTGGTATGCCTGACATTGATTTCCCTATTATCCCTTGGTTTGGTGGTGGTATCCCTTGGTTTGGTGGTGGAGGCGGGCCTACCAGTGGTGGTGGtcctggtggtggtggtgggggACCTAGTGGCGGAGGTGGGCCTAGCGGTGGTGGTGGGGGGCTTGGAATTGATTTCCCTATCATCCCTTGGTTAGGTGGTGGTATTCCTTGGTTTGGTGGTGGAGGCGGGCCTACTAGTGGTGGTGGTCCTGGTGGTGGTGGGGGACCTAGTGGCGGAGGTGGGCCTAGCGGTGGTGGTGGTCCTGGCGGTGGTGGTATGCCTGGCATTGATTTCCCTATTATCCCTTGGTTTGGTGGTGGTATCCCTTGGTTTGGTGGTGGAGGCGGGCCTACCAGTGGAGGTGGGCCTAGTGGTGGTGGGGGGCCTAGTGGTGGAGGTGGGcctagtggtggtggtggtgctggCAGTGGTGGGGAGCCTAGTGGCGGAGGTGGGCctagtggtggtggtgggtcTGGCGGAGGAGGTGGGCCTGGTGTCGGTGGATATGGTGGTGGGCCTAGCGCTGGTGGTGGTGCTGGCGGTGGTGGGGGGAGTGGCGGTGGTGGGGGGCCTAGTGGTGGAGGTGGGAGTAGCGGTGGTGATATGTCTGGTGGCGGAGGTGGGCCTAGTGCTGGTGGATATGGTGGTGGGCCTAGCGGTGGTGGTGGGTCTGGCGGAGGAGGTGGGCCTGGTGTCGGTGGATATGGTGGTGGGCCTaacagtggtggtggtggtgggctCGGTGCTGGAGGTGGGCCTGGTACTGGTGGATATGGGGGTGGGCCTGGCGGCGATGGGGGTGGGCCTGGTGTCGGTGGCTATGGTGGTGGGCCTGGTGGTGGGGGTGGGCCTAGTGTCGGAGTTGGGCCTGGTGTTGGTGGTATGCCTATTGGGGGAGGTGGACCTGGTGTTGGTGCCCCTGGTGGCGGAAGAGGATATGGTGGTGGGCCTCGTGTTTAA